In Solanum lycopersicum chromosome 5, SLM_r2.1, the following are encoded in one genomic region:
- the LOC138348827 gene encoding uncharacterized protein translates to MNPYGKGDKRQREDQSPRFMILDKAPALLKTWYENMTNHGRGMVFKRLGFLRSLLYVEPRRDLIEALVHFWDPLRNVFRFSGSELTPTLEEIGEFIGKGKHLHKEEPMIPKHINGRRFLELLHTNENDIGCCLDNGWVPLEFLYKRYDKSDGFEVCGKKLHNNGCRLTWDAHSYDAFVVAFLGIMIFPKKGGKISMNLATVITASEKKSNITLVPMILADIYRALTICKDGKDYFEGCNMLLQLWMIEHICHHPYAVDFKVEWNDYIGGHKERIKDHSFPKGIKAWKQHLNNLTTDKIVWNYHWFPSVEVIYMSTFQSFIVLMGLRGVQPYMPLIVMRQLGRRQFIPPNEDMREFMYEFHPKIPLRQSEIFKI, encoded by the coding sequence ATGAATCCATATGGAAAGGGGGATAAGAGACAAAGAGAGGACCAATCACCTCGATTCATGATATTGGATAAGGCCCCGGCACTCTTGAAGACATGGTATGAAAATATGACAAACCATGGACGAGGAATGGTGTTCAAACGCTTGGGATTTCTACGAAGCCTTTTGTATGTTGAGCCACGACGAGATTTGATAGAAGCACTAGTGCATTTTTGGGACCCGTTAAGGAATGTATTCCGTTTTTCTGGTTCTGAACTCACCCCCACCCTTGAGGAGATAGGGGAATTCATTGGAAAGGGTAAACATCTTCACAAAGAAGAGCCTATGATACCAAAACATATTAATGGGAGGAGGTTTCTAGAATTACTGCATACAAATGAGAATGATATAGGTTGTTGTCTCGATAATGGATGGGTTCCGTTAGAATTTTTGTACAAAAGATATGACAAAAGTGATGGATTCGAAGTGTGTGGAAAGAAACTCCATAATAATGGGTGTCGTCTGACCTGGGACGCACACAGTTATGATGCCTTCGTGGTGGCTTTTTTGGGGATCATGATATTTCCAAAAAAGGGAGGAAAGATTAGCATGAACTTAGCTACAGTCATTACAGCTTCTGAGAAAAAGTCTAATATCACCCTCGTACCAATGATTCTGGCAGACATCTATCGTGCTTTAACTATTTGCAAGGATGGAAAAGACTACTTTGAGGGATGCAATATGTTATTACAACTATGGATGATTGAACACATTTGTCATCACCCTTATGCAGTGGACTTTAAAGTAGAATGGAATGATTATATTGGAGGCCACAAAGAAAGAATCAAAGATCATAGTTTTCCGAAGGGTATTAAAGCTTGGAAGCaacacctcaataatctgaCTACTGACAAGATTGTGTGGAATTATCATTGGTTTCCATCGGTCGAGGTGATATACATGTCTACttttcaatcgttcattgtccTAATGGGTCTTCGAGGTGTCCAACCTTACATGCCACTTATAGTCATGCGACAACTTGGGCGACGCCAATTTATACCACCCAATGAAGATATGCGTGAATTCATGTATGAGTTTCATCCCAAGATACCTTTAAGGCAATCAGAGATATTTAAGATTTGA